The genomic DNA TTTGGTAAATTGTACTTTTAAATCAGAGAAAGAAGGAAGTGCAGAGTTTATTGCAGAAACGTTGTTAGCTATTTTAGAGGAAGCAAAAAGAGTAAATCCTGCTTTTTTAAGTTCAGAAAATGGTTTTGTTGTAAAAACAAACCTTACATTTCCAAGAAATTGGGGTTTAGGAACGTCATCAACTTTAGTAAATTCGATAGCAAGTTGGGCAAATATAGACGCGTTTCAGTTATTATGGAATTCTTTTAAAGGAAGTGGTTATGATATTGCTTGTGCACAGAATAATGGGCCAATATTTTATCAAATTCAAGATAAAAAACCTATTGTAAAACAGGTTGAATTCAATCCGAATTTTAAAGAAAATTTGTTTTTTGTGCATTTGAATCAAAAACAAGATTCTAAAGAAGGTATTGCTAAGTTTAGAGAAAGCGGACGCAATTTCGATAAAGAAATAGCAGCAGTTTCTAGTATTTCTGATGCGTTTTTAAAAGCGAATTCAATCATAGATTTTAATAAATTAATTGTAGAACACGAACATATTATTAGTTCGATTATCAAATTAAAACCAGTAAAAGAAAAATTATTCTCTAATTATTTTGGAGAAATAAAAAGTTTAGGTGCTTGGGGTGGCGATTTTGTGCTAGTAACAGGAAACGAGGAAACGCCAACGTATTTTAAAAATAAAGGATATGAAACAATTCTTTCGTATTCAGAAATGATTTTATAATAGCTAATTTAGGTCTCGACTGCGATCGGCCTGATAATGAATATATTAAATATGTCCTCGAGCGCAGTCGAGAAGTTTTAGAACAAAATAACATGAAGAAAATAGTAATTATTGGAGGTGGAGCAGCAGGATATTTTACAGCAATTAATGCGAAAGAAAATAATCCTGATTTAGATATTACTATTCTTGAAAAAGGAAAAGATGTCTTACAAAAAGTAAAGATTTCTGGTGGCGGAAGATGTAATGTTACACATGCATGTTTCGAACCAAAAGAATTGGTGAAGTTTTACCCAAGAGGAGAAAAAGAATTGTTAGGACCTTTTCATCAGTTTATGACGGGCGATACTTTTGAGTGGTTTGACGATCGTGGTGTTCCGTTAAAAATAGAAAGCGATAATCGTGTTTTTCCGGAAGCAAATACAAGTCAGGCAATTATAGATTGTTTTCAAAAATCTGTTGATAATTTAGGTATTAAAGTGCTAACAAATTGTGGTGTAAATTCCGTTTATCAAGAAGATAATAAATGGATTGTTAATACCAAAGAGCAAAATTTTGTAGCAGATCAATTGGTCATTGCCGCAGGAAGTTCTAAAAAAGTGTGGGAGTTGTGTGAAACATTAGACCATTCTATCATAGAACCCGTTCCTTCTTTGTTCACTTTTAATATCAATGACAAAAGATTGGTCGATCTATTAGGAACTTCTGTGCCGAATGCAACGGTAAACATTTCTGGAACAAAATTAGAAGCATCCGGTCCCTTATTAATTACACATTGGGGAATGAGCGGACCCGCAATTTTAAAATTATCTGCTTTTGGCGCACGAATTTTAGCTGATAAAAATTACCAATACAACGTAGAAGTAAATTGGTTGTCGAGACCAACAGACAAGGTTTTAAATGTTTTACTGAATTTAAAAAAGAAAGAACCTAGAAAAACCGTGATTTTAAAATCGCCATTTTCAGAGATTACAAGAAGATTATGGGAGCGTTTTGTGTTGTTTTCAGATATTGATAAAACCCATAATTGGGCAGATTTAAACAGCGCACAATTAGAAAAATTAGCAAATCAATTAACCAAAGGAATTTACAATGCAAATGGTAGAACTACTTTTAAAGACGAATTTGTAACGGCTGGTGGAATCGATTTAAAAGAAATTAACTTTAAACGTTTTGAAAGTAAGAAACACAACAACTTGTTTTTTGTAGGAGAAGTTTTAAATATTGATGCTGTAACTGGCGGATTCAACTTTCAGAATGCTTGGACAGGTGGTTTTATCTGTGCAAAAGCGTTGAGTGAGGAATAAGCGTCATTGCGAGGAACGAAGCAGTCTGTAACTTTAAATAAACAGATTGCTTCGTTCCTGGTAATAACATCGTAAAAATAAAAAAATGGCAAGAGCAGAATCAAACGAATTTCCAATAGGAAAAAAAGCACCAGATTTCAGGTTGATGAATACGGTTAATAATACAGATCTTTCTTTATCTGAAGCAAAAGGAG from Polaribacter sp. ALD11 includes the following:
- a CDS encoding GYDIA family GHMP kinase yields the protein MNYYSNGKLLLTGEYLVLDGAKSLAIPTKFGQDLVVEKIKEPQLIWGSFTHTGNCWFEAVFDLPKLRLVNCTFKSEKEGSAEFIAETLLAILEEAKRVNPAFLSSENGFVVKTNLTFPRNWGLGTSSTLVNSIASWANIDAFQLLWNSFKGSGYDIACAQNNGPIFYQIQDKKPIVKQVEFNPNFKENLFFVHLNQKQDSKEGIAKFRESGRNFDKEIAAVSSISDAFLKANSIIDFNKLIVEHEHIISSIIKLKPVKEKLFSNYFGEIKSLGAWGGDFVLVTGNEETPTYFKNKGYETILSYSEMIL
- a CDS encoding NAD(P)/FAD-dependent oxidoreductase; this translates as MKKIVIIGGGAAGYFTAINAKENNPDLDITILEKGKDVLQKVKISGGGRCNVTHACFEPKELVKFYPRGEKELLGPFHQFMTGDTFEWFDDRGVPLKIESDNRVFPEANTSQAIIDCFQKSVDNLGIKVLTNCGVNSVYQEDNKWIVNTKEQNFVADQLVIAAGSSKKVWELCETLDHSIIEPVPSLFTFNINDKRLVDLLGTSVPNATVNISGTKLEASGPLLITHWGMSGPAILKLSAFGARILADKNYQYNVEVNWLSRPTDKVLNVLLNLKKKEPRKTVILKSPFSEITRRLWERFVLFSDIDKTHNWADLNSAQLEKLANQLTKGIYNANGRTTFKDEFVTAGGIDLKEINFKRFESKKHNNLFFVGEVLNIDAVTGGFNFQNAWTGGFICAKALSEE